The Osmerus eperlanus chromosome 22, fOsmEpe2.1, whole genome shotgun sequence genome window below encodes:
- the cygb2 gene encoding LOW QUALITY PROTEIN: cytoglobin-2 (The sequence of the model RefSeq protein was modified relative to this genomic sequence to represent the inferred CDS: deleted 3 bases in 2 codons), producing MEPEPPQPREPGETEHGERPERVEPLSDAEREIIQGTWGRVYENCEDVGVTVLIRFFVNFPSAKQYFSQFQDMDDPEEMERSVQLRLHGRRVMNAINTVVENLHDPEKVSSVLALVGQGHAVKHKVEPMYFKILSGVILEVLSEDFPESFTAEVQTVWAKLMRAVYWHVTGAYTEVGWVQLSSSAV from the exons ATGGAGCCGGAGCCGCCCCAGCCGAGAGAGCCGGGGGAGACGGAGCACGGGGAGCGTCCGGAGCGGGTGGAGCCGCTGTCGGACGCCGAGAGGGAGATCATCCAGGGCACCTGGGGACGGGTCTACGAGAACTGCGAGGATGTGGGAGTCACGGTCCTCATCAG GTTTTTTGTGAACTTCCCCTCGGCCAAGCAGTACTTCAGCCAGTTCCAGGACATGGATGACCCGGAGGAGATGGAGCGCAGCGTCCAACTGAGGCTCCATGGTCGTCGG GTGATGAACGCCATCAACACGGTGGTGGAGAACCTCCACGACCCTGAGAAGGTCTCCTCTGTCTTGGCCCTGGTGGGCCAAGGC CATGCCGTCAAACACAAGGTGGAGCCCATGTACTTCAAG aTCCTGAGCGGTGTGATACTGGAGGTGTTGTCAGAGGACTTCCCAGAATCCTTCACTGCCGAAGTGCAAACGGTGTGGGCCAAGCTCATGAGGGCCGTGTACTGGCACGTGACGGGCGCCTACACGGAAGTGGGCTGGGTCCAGCTCTCCAGCTCTGCcgtgtga